One window of the Acinonyx jubatus isolate Ajub_Pintada_27869175 chromosome A2, VMU_Ajub_asm_v1.0, whole genome shotgun sequence genome contains the following:
- the KCTD6 gene encoding BTB/POZ domain-containing protein KCTD6 produces the protein MDNGDWGYMMTDPVTLNVGGHLYTTSLTTLTRYPDSMLGAMFGGDFPTARDPQGNYFIDRDGPLFRYVLNFLRTSELTLPLDFKEFDLLRKEADFYQIEPLIQCLNDPKPLYPMDTFEEVVELSSTRKLSKYSNPVAVIITQLTITTKVHSLLEGISNYFTKWNKHMMDTRDCQVSFTFGPCDYHQEVSLRVHLMEYITKQGFTIRNTRVHHMSERANENTVEHNWTFCRLARKTDD, from the exons ATGGATAATGGAGACTGGGGCTATATG atgaCTGACCCAGTCACGTTAAATGTAGGTGGACATTTGTATACCACGTCTCTCACTACATTGACGCGTTACCCGGATTCTATGCTTGGAGCTATGTTTGGGGGGGACTTCCCCACAGCTCGGGACCCTCAAGGCAATTACTTCATTGACCGAGACGGACCTCTTTTCCGATATGTCCTCAATTTCTTAAGAACTTCAGAGTTGACCTTACCCCTGGATTTTAAGGAATTTGATCTGCTTCGGAAAGAAGCAGATTTTTATCAGATTGAGCCCCTGATTCAGTGTCTCAATGACCCTAAGCCTTTGTATCCTATGGATACTTTTGAAGAAGTTGTGGAGTTATCTAGTACTCGGAAGCTTTCTAAGTACTCCAATCCAGTAGCTGTCATCATAACTCAATTAACCATCACCACCAAGGTCCATTCCTTACTAGAAGGTATCTCAAACTATTTTACGAAGTGGAATAAGCACATGATGGACACCAGGGATTGCCAGGTTTCCTTTACTTTTGGACCCTGTGATTATCACCAGGAAGTTTCTCTCCGGGTCCATCTGATGGAATACATCACAAAACAAGGTTTCACGATCCGCAACACCCGAGTGCATCACATGAGTGAGCGGGCCAATGAGAACACAGTGGAGCACAACTGGACTTTCTGTCGGCTGGCCCGGAAGACCGATGACTGA